Below is a window of Candidatus Saganbacteria bacterium DNA.
ACCTTGCCGTTTTAGGGGCCTCATATTCCTTCAGGACCTTAGGATTGTAGATGAATGCCATCCCGTCATTTTTTGTAAGGGTTTCCAGTACTGTCCTCTCGTCTATCTTCTTTTTTCTTTCAAACGTCTCGATGTTCATCAGCTTCAGCTTGCCCTCGGATGTTGCGATGATGTAATCGTATGTCGGGTCATATTCCGCCAGGACCTGCGCAGCGTCTACATGGTCACCGTCATGAACGTTCATCGTAGAACCGACAGGTATGTTATATTCTTCTTCTCTTTCCTTGAGGCTCACCTTTACATCGGATTCCCTGGTAACGATCTTCACTTTTTTCCCAAGATCATCCGCTATCGATTTTACTTCAAGGTCCTCGCCCCATTTTACTTTCCCCGCGTGCTTCGCTTTTATCTGGATCTTGGCCGTAGTGTGCAGAGCGATGCCTCCTATATGGAACGTCCTCATTGTGAGCTGCGTGCCCGGCTCCCCGATAGACTGAGCGGCTGTTATTCCGACAGCCTCGCCTATGTTGATCAGTTTACCGGTCGCAAGATCCCTTCCGTAACAGACCTGGCAGATCCCTCTTTTTGCTTTGCACTTAAGAGGTGACCTGACCTCGATACTTTCAATGCCGGCTTCCCCTATTTTTTCGGCTTTTTCTTCCGTTATCTCGTCTCCCGAAGCGACGATCACTTTTCCCGAGATCGGGTCCTGGACCTTTGAGGCTGCCATTCTGCCATAAATCCTTGTGCGCAGCGGGATTATTTCTTCATATCCTTCCCTGACGCTTGAGACCGTTATTCCTTTTTTAGTGCCGCAATCTTCTTCTGTTATCATGACGTCCTGTGCCACGTCCACAAGGCGCCTTGTCAGGTATCCCGAATCAGCGGTCCTTAAGGCCGTATCCACTAACCCTTTCCTGGCTCCGTACGATGATATGAAATATTCCGTGACCGTCAGCCCTTCTTTGAAATTTGTCTTGATAGGTATCTCGATGATATTCCCTGAAGGATCGGCCATCAGGCCCCTGATCCCGGAAAGCTGTCTTACCTGCTGCAGTGAACCTCTCGCGCCCGAGAACGCCATCAGGTACACCGAATTTAATTTGTCGAACTCATTGAGCATCGATTGCGTGACGTCCGTCGTGACTTTGCTCCATACATCAAGTGTTTTTATGAACTTTTCTTTGGAAGATATATGCCCGTTCTTTTCCATCTTCTCAAGCTGTTTAATTTCTTCTTCCGCGGTCCCGACGATCTCCTTCTTGTTCTTTGGGACCACAAGGTCATCGAGGCCGATCGATATCCCGGCAAGAGTTGCGTATTTGAAACCAAGCCTTTTTATCTCATCGGCGATGTCCGCGGCCACCGCGGACCCGAACTTGTAATAGCATTCCTTGACCAGTTCTTCCACCCTTCCCTTATTGAAAGTGTGGTCCCTGTAGTCTAGGGTTATTTCGGGCATTCTTCTTTTTATCGCATTATTGATCGTATTATTGAATTTAATGCGACCGACCGTGGTCTCGACAAACTCACCGCCGCGCCTGACCTTGATCTTTGCGTGCAGATGTATCTCGCTGAGATCGTGAGCGAACATAGCTTCTTCATCATCCGCAAATATCATCCCCGCGCCTTTTGACTGGTTATCATCCAGGTATGTCATGTAATAAGTCCCTAGTATCATGTCCTGGGTCGGAGTGACTATAGGCCTTCCCGAGGCGGGGGACAGGATATTGTTGGATGAAAGCATCAGGAGCCTTGCTTCAACCTGCGCTTCGGGAAGCAGGGGCACATGGACCGCCATCTGGTCCCCGTCGAAATCCGCGTTGAACGCCGTGCACACCAGCGGATGTATCTGTATCGCTTTGCCTTCAACAAGCACCGGTTCGAAAGCCTGTATGCCAAGCCTGTGCAGCGTTGGCGCTCTGTTAAGCATTACCACCTGTCCCTTTATGACCTCTTCCAAAATATCCCAGACCGCCACATCTTTTCTTTCAAGCTGCCTTTTAGCGCTTTTTACATTTTGGGAAAGTCCCTTTTCGACCAGTTTTCTTATGACGAAAGGCTTGAAAAGCTCCAGGGCCATGCTTTTCGGGAGCCCGCACTGGTGCATCTTTAAAGAAGGACCTACGACTATCACCGATCTTCCCGAATAATCTGCCCTCTTACCGAGCAGGTTCTGCCTGAAACGGCCCTGTTTTCCTTCGATGATGTCCGAAAGTGATTTAAGCGGTCTGCCGTTCGAGCCCGTGACCGCGCGTTTTCTTTTACCGTTGTCGATCAGCACGTCCACCGATTCCTGGAGCATCCTCTTTTCGTTCCTTATGATCATCTCGGGAGCG
It encodes the following:
- the rpoC gene encoding DNA-directed RNA polymerase subunit beta'; amino-acid sequence: MPDKSPRPELSWFDFLKIGLVSTERILSWSHGEVEKPETINYRTFKPERKGLFCEKIFGPVKDWECHCGRYRRVRYRGIICERCGVEVTTSRVRRERMAHIRLCVPVSHVWFLRGIPGYIGLLLDVSNKSLEEVIYYDSYIVTEASDDLKGKIKVCDILKEGQYQEFKEKYGNSFKADTGAKPVRELLSKIDLPDLVKSLRKELNKKDAKGANSQKKIRIVKRLRVAEAFLDSGNRPEWMILEVVPVMPPDLRPMVQLEGGRFATSDLNDLYRRVLNRNNRLKKMIAMGAPEMIIRNEKRMLQESVDVLIDNGKRKRAVTGSNGRPLKSLSDIIEGKQGRFRQNLLGKRADYSGRSVIVVGPSLKMHQCGLPKSMALELFKPFVIRKLVEKGLSQNVKSAKRQLERKDVAVWDILEEVIKGQVVMLNRAPTLHRLGIQAFEPVLVEGKAIQIHPLVCTAFNADFDGDQMAVHVPLLPEAQVEARLLMLSSNNILSPASGRPIVTPTQDMILGTYYMTYLDDNQSKGAGMIFADDEEAMFAHDLSEIHLHAKIKVRRGGEFVETTVGRIKFNNTINNAIKRRMPEITLDYRDHTFNKGRVEELVKECYYKFGSAVAADIADEIKRLGFKYATLAGISIGLDDLVVPKNKKEIVGTAEEEIKQLEKMEKNGHISSKEKFIKTLDVWSKVTTDVTQSMLNEFDKLNSVYLMAFSGARGSLQQVRQLSGIRGLMADPSGNIIEIPIKTNFKEGLTVTEYFISSYGARKGLVDTALRTADSGYLTRRLVDVAQDVMITEEDCGTKKGITVSSVREGYEEIIPLRTRIYGRMAASKVQDPISGKVIVASGDEITEEKAEKIGEAGIESIEVRSPLKCKAKRGICQVCYGRDLATGKLINIGEAVGITAAQSIGEPGTQLTMRTFHIGGIALHTTAKIQIKAKHAGKVKWGEDLEVKSIADDLGKKVKIVTRESDVKVSLKEREEEYNIPVGSTMNVHDGDHVDAAQVLAEYDPTYDYIIATSEGKLKLMNIETFERKKKIDERTVLETLTKNDGMAFIYNPKVLKEYEAPKTARLFVRIGDAVNIGTEISADVTARTPGVVIDIEEGGKHKNVVTAQGEYYQIPSGSRLLASDGDVLGSYEVIAKVESLSRDPSKTKDIIQGLPKVEELFEARKPKDSVILSEIDGKVDIKDKEGERHVIIHGEKDDIRDYFIPYDVRIRVAKGDKVHKGAHLTFGTVNPHDILAIKGEEAVQRHLVNEIQKIYRLQGVTIHDKHVETAVRQMTKKVRILTSGDTMLLPGELIDKKEFDRICEDTKGEKSTASQVLLGITKASLLTESFISAASFQETARILTDAAIRGKIDQMYGLKENVIIGRLIPAGTGFVGYRYLDIVPTHGKKE